The window tttgtttaaataacaacattttccAATGCAGTTTGAAACGATTAAAACGAAATAAGCACGTAATGCAATTTAGAAGCAGAGAAAATGAATAGTTAAATTAAggtaaactttaaatttggggaatatttttgcattatacTTGGGTGTATTTTTGCTCATTGGTAGGTGGGTGGCCGAAAAATTGGAGGGGGCCTGAGCCCCTTGGACCCCCCTAAGTCCGACCCTGgtacacagtttgacttattcaatctttaaatcatttgaaaattgagtgcacagaaaTTCTGTCCAAGTCATAGTAATtccattaagtgcaaaataacgcacCTCAAGTTTATGATCCTTCTCTTAATTGATGAAATCTTCCTGTAgtgtaaaaagttaaacaaattttctgcaACTTTTCTTGTGTTTGTTACAAGTGTTTTTTCTACTTGTCTGGGACCATTAGTGCGCTCTTCGAGTGTTAATCAGAAAGAATTATAAAATGTCTGGTGTCGGGTTTTCTTTCGGATGTTTCAGTTGtatcaaacaagaaatataatttttgctAATAAAATCCAAGTTACGAGATTAatgttgttaaattataaaagcatTATTATTGCTGTATAGGCCTTTGTAATCGACATTCTTGGTGGGTTGCACACTAAGTCTTTGAGCAGCACTGTGAGTTGGATACCGTTGGTCTTGCTCATTTGCCATCGACTGTGAAGAGCTTATCTAGATCAGCGTTTTTCAACCTTTAGTCCTTCCGGGACCTCTAAAAAAGTGGAATTAAATTTAGGAACTGGCATCAGGAAAAGAAGTGCAACTAGAAGCCTAAATGGGTATTTGTGGAGTGTTAAACTCAAAATTGATTTGCTTTTCGATTATGACGTTAATTAAAGAATGAGTTTACAGTTTAAATCGATGTAAGCATAATATTTTTCTTGGGACAAGTTTGAAAAGCAGGCCAGGTCACTTTATAAAATGCATTGTGATAATCGATAATGCATTACATAACTACATAACTACACAACAACGATAACGTTGTGCCGATGTTATGCTCTCATAATGGGGACATCCCTAACTATCTATTTGCCTTCccgtttttgcattttcttttgaaaaatcgATACCTATGTTCTTGATAATAcatgatttatattttttagcTTGATAAGCAtttagattttaaaatgtCTTGTGTAACATATCATGTGTTTATGGTATTCTTGTATGTTTTCTTGCAGACAGTCCCACTTAGGATAAACATTTAGTTCCTAGATATATAATTAGTTATTGAATATCATGCTTGGTTTCTAGTATGATGGCATCTTCTCCAACGTGCactgattttacaaaaggtcTTGAATCTTTTGCACAGGATTCTTTCGATGGAAAATCTGCTTCTTTAAATGTTGAAGTGGAGAAAAAGATTGATCGACAAAAAATTATGCAGACTAACACTTCCATTCAAGACATTCATCCTAATGTTATAAAACCTCGGAAGTTTTTACGTAAACGACGTCATAGCACTGCAGATGAAGGATCTTTATCACATTTACAAATCCCAAATAAAGGTTCAGGCCAAACTGCGGTTAAACATCGTCGAACTAATCCAGGACACCATAAAAAGGATTATGTCGGTGACATCATATTACCGACTAAGTTTTTACTTGGTGGTAACATCAGTGATCCATTAAATTTAAACTCCATGCTCGATGAAAATATTAACCGAGCTCTTAATGCTGTCACCCCTTCGTCAAGCCCGCTACCTCCGAGAAGCTCAAAAATCAACATAGTAATTCCAAGTGACATGACGGACCCGCTTGgtttaaatattgctaataATGACGATGAAAAATCTACCGGTAGTCTATCTGGTAGTGGTTCTATTTTACACATTGATGTTGAAGCTCCTGATGCAAAagcaaatcacaaaaaaaagaaacggCGCCGAAAGAGTCAACACGAAAAAAATGCGACTTTAAACCAGGATATGGATATTAGTTTATCAACtgaaatttgtaatttaaacaaagttgCTCAGACGAAGGAAAACAATTGTCACATTAGCTTGAAGGAGTCAAGAAGCAAAAAGGCAAAACTAGGGGTTTTAGATATCGATGTGACACCAAGAGATGAATGTATGGTAAAAGCACATCCTTTACTTTCCATTGCTGTTCCTAAGGTGATGTTGCTTGAAATATGATAAACATTTATAGTTAGATATTGATAGTACGAGCAATATACAGCAGTTAAATCTTTTATCgttcaaaatctttttttcgCTTCAAGGTCGCTTTTTCATCAAGTAAATATGTCAATATTATAGAATTTCTTTTAAACTGCCTTCATAGATTGacaaaatgtgtttttacaGGTGTCCACAACCAGCATTGATCCTATTGTCTCACCCGTAATACCACAGGATGTGAAAAAATCTTCATTGTTTTCtccaaaaacaaagaaacgaaaaagttctTCTGTAAATGCCAGCAAGCAGCTATTTCATTTGAAACATATCGATTCTAAAGAAGGTTTACTAATGAAGGAAAAATCTACTGACCTTCAGACACCAGCCACTGACTGTGAAAAATCAGCAGGTTCATTTAgtgaaaaaaatgataaactaGGTAAACCCACGTTTAAGCTATCAAATGCAAGATTTCAATACGGAAATTATTGCCAGTACTATGGATATCGTAACCCACAGAAGTTCAAGGATATCCGAATGGAATCCTTTCACAAAGAATGGTTTAAAGGTTAGTTTTAGTACCCACAATTAACTGTATCATAATGAATACCAAATATCTTATTAATGCATATACTGGATGGACCAAAACATCTTACCTTTTTAAACTTCCTGCCAATGCCATAATGTTCTGACTTTGAGGCAGAGCCAGGATTTGAAGTTTGGGGAGATAGTTAAGTCATCATTAGCTATATACGGGTAATTCCCATTTTTGCACGAAAGCAGTTAAAGCAAAGCATAtgatcagtggttctcaaagttttttccGATTCCTCCCTTGCCAACTAAAACACCGTCAATTCCTCCCCcccaaaaaatcaaaaaaaataatttccaaaattttacactacctGAATATTGTCCCTGGATGATGTCCTTTGAAGATTTATCTCaggaataaaattcaaaattgcaaaagcacGCTCTcacaaaataaccaaacaaatttacaaacaaatcgtTAATAATGAGTGAATGAATATCGAGTGCTGCGTTCACTAGCCTTGTTTATGCATGTCTCAAGCGCAGGTAACTTGTCTGTTggtttgaaaaacttaaatttaccCATTGTAGAAAGCGACGATCTGGTTCAAGAATAACGTCATCATTTTGTCGGAATCTGGGGTCaactttttgttaaaaaaatgttgcaatttttcacattttgtgaaaacaattttcaaaaattttaacgcTAGCGTACTCGCCAAATGCTGTAGTAGAGAACCCTCAAAATCCGCGTCTACCTGCTCGTCAATAAAACATGTAGATTGTTGAATGCAAAACACCTTTTACTTCACTAATGCTTGTGCAACTTAGCCTTCGCGACGCTAATTTTGCACAGAAAGCACTGCTTACTAGTAGTTAACAAGTGCTTCCAGGTAGAGGGAGCCAAAGATTAAAAAACATGAGAAAATTAAAGTGTCCCACTAT of the Clavelina lepadiformis chromosome 7, kaClaLepa1.1, whole genome shotgun sequence genome contains:
- the LOC143464496 gene encoding 7SK snRNA methylphosphate capping enzyme-like, whose protein sequence is MMASSPTCTDFTKGLESFAQDSFDGKSASLNVEVEKKIDRQKIMQTNTSIQDIHPNVIKPRKFLRKRRHSTADEGSLSHLQIPNKGSGQTAVKHRRTNPGHHKKDYVGDIILPTKFLLGGNISDPLNLNSMLDENINRALNAVTPSSSPLPPRSSKINIVIPSDMTDPLGLNIANNDDEKSTGSLSGSGSILHIDVEAPDAKANHKKKKRRRKSQHEKNATLNQDMDISLSTEICNLNKVAQTKENNCHISLKESRSKKAKLGVLDIDVTPRDECMVKAHPLLSIAVPKVSTTSIDPIVSPVIPQDVKKSSLFSPKTKKRKSSSVNASKQLFHLKHIDSKEGLLMKEKSTDLQTPATDCEKSAGSFSEKNDKLGKPTFKLSNARFQYGNYCQYYGYRNPQKFKDIRMESFHKEWFKEKDVLDVGCNVGHLTLLIARDFSPRKIVGVDIDEGLIKAARNNVRHYATAGVRPPVSNATKYPDSMPLMYGPIVGPPIETGKDDLPRFPNNIIFLTGNYVPVKDEVLQYQEPEYDVIMCMSVTKWLHMNWGDDGLKKTFQRFFKQLRPGGKLILEPQEWKSYGKKKKLTERIYKNYYSIKLKPSMFPTYLVKDVGFEKVEYIQLPSKNNDKGFQRAIQLYHKPE